Proteins encoded in a region of the Puniceibacterium sp. IMCC21224 genome:
- a CDS encoding DUF4198 domain-containing protein, translating into MNFCATVRRVVAAGILLAQALPAAAHEFWISPQNYQVAEAAPLMADLRVGQSMQGSTYAYVPPNFRRFEVAFGDTVLPVEGRAGDKPALNMTVPGDGLAVVVHVTRDYSLTWTEWEKFQSFCEHKDIAWALARHKERGLSENNIGETYSRHAKSLIAVGDGAGADREMGLLTEIVANANPYTDDLSDGFPVQVLYEGKPRADTQIELFAKAPDGTVETAMYRTDAQGRAVLTVLPGYEYLVDSVVMREIEPATQYDAVWESLWASLTFRVPDE; encoded by the coding sequence ATGAATTTTTGCGCAACGGTTCGCAGGGTGGTTGCGGCGGGGATCCTGCTGGCGCAGGCCTTGCCAGCCGCTGCGCATGAATTCTGGATTTCGCCGCAGAACTATCAGGTGGCCGAAGCCGCGCCCCTGATGGCCGATCTGCGGGTCGGCCAGTCGATGCAGGGTTCGACCTATGCCTATGTGCCGCCGAATTTTCGCCGTTTTGAGGTGGCATTCGGCGATACGGTCCTGCCGGTCGAGGGACGGGCCGGCGACAAACCGGCGTTGAACATGACCGTCCCGGGCGACGGGCTGGCAGTGGTGGTGCATGTTACGCGTGACTACAGTCTGACCTGGACCGAATGGGAAAAATTCCAGAGCTTTTGCGAGCACAAGGACATTGCCTGGGCGTTGGCACGTCACAAGGAACGCGGCTTGTCGGAAAACAACATTGGTGAGACGTATAGCCGCCACGCCAAAAGCTTGATTGCCGTAGGGGATGGCGCGGGCGCTGACCGCGAGATGGGACTGCTGACTGAAATCGTCGCGAACGCGAACCCCTATACCGACGATCTGTCGGATGGGTTTCCAGTACAAGTGCTGTACGAGGGAAAGCCGCGCGCCGACACCCAGATCGAGCTGTTTGCCAAGGCGCCGGACGGGACGGTTGAGACGGCGATGTATCGAACCGATGCGCAGGGTCGCGCAGTGCTGACTGTCCTGCCTGGATACGAATATCTGGTTGATTCAGTGGTGATGCGGGAAATCGAACCGGCGACCCAATATGACGCGGTTTGGGAATCGCTCTGGGCGTCGCTGACGTTCCGGGTGCCCGACGAATGA
- a CDS encoding fumarylacetoacetate hydrolase family protein: MKLLRHGPAGSEKPGMLDADGVIRDLSDVVPDIAGVVLTPQGQEVLRALDPRDLPVVEGSPRLGPCVGSVGKFLAIGLNYADHAAESGMDLPAEPVLFTKATSCIVGPYDDVEIPRTSVATDWEVELGFVIGTRAKYVTEAEALTHVAGYCVVNDVSERDFQLHRSGQWTKGKSHDTFGPIGPWLVTPDAVTDPQDLDMYLEVNGHRYQNGSTRTMHFGVATIIAHLSQFMTLHPGDVICTGTPPGVGMGQKPPVYLKPGDVMELGIAGLGVQRQTVKASE; encoded by the coding sequence ATGAAATTGCTTAGACACGGGCCTGCGGGGTCGGAAAAACCGGGAATGCTGGATGCGGATGGTGTGATCCGCGACCTGTCGGACGTGGTGCCGGATATTGCCGGTGTTGTGCTCACCCCTCAGGGGCAGGAGGTGCTGCGCGCGCTTGATCCGCGCGATCTGCCGGTGGTTGAAGGTTCGCCGCGGCTTGGTCCTTGCGTCGGCAGTGTTGGAAAATTTCTGGCCATCGGGCTGAACTATGCCGACCACGCGGCGGAATCGGGAATGGATCTGCCCGCCGAACCGGTGCTGTTCACCAAGGCGACATCGTGCATCGTCGGCCCGTACGACGATGTCGAGATCCCGCGCACCTCGGTCGCGACAGATTGGGAGGTCGAGCTGGGCTTTGTCATCGGCACTCGCGCGAAATACGTCACCGAGGCCGAGGCGTTGACTCATGTGGCCGGCTATTGCGTCGTCAATGACGTCAGCGAACGCGACTTTCAGCTGCACCGGTCCGGCCAATGGACCAAGGGCAAATCGCATGACACCTTCGGCCCGATTGGCCCCTGGCTGGTCACACCCGACGCCGTGACCGATCCGCAGGATCTGGATATGTACCTTGAGGTCAACGGCCATCGCTACCAGAACGGGTCGACCCGGACGATGCATTTTGGCGTGGCGACGATCATCGCGCATCTGTCGCAGTTTATGACTCTGCATCCCGGAGACGTGATTTGCACCGGTACACCGCCGGGTGTTGGCATGGGGCAGAAACCGCCGGTTTATCTGAAACCCGGTGATGTCATGGAATTGGGGATCGCCGGTCTGGGCGTCCAGCGCCAGACCGTCAAAGCATCGGAGTGA
- a CDS encoding SRPBCC family protein translates to MEFTTKEDIEAPLDQVYAAVSDFDSVERSVRNRGIDVRRASDADPVCVGTKWVAGFRFRGKMRDATVTLAQLDPPQMMQFRTVSGGLETETRLELVSLSRTRTRISVAVEMQPKTLSARLLVQSMRLAKSNITKRFRVRAADYARDLELRLKSDGKG, encoded by the coding sequence ATGGAATTCACCACCAAAGAGGATATCGAGGCGCCGCTGGATCAGGTCTATGCTGCTGTCAGTGACTTTGACAGCGTTGAACGGTCGGTGCGCAATCGCGGGATCGACGTGCGGCGTGCCAGTGATGCGGATCCGGTGTGTGTCGGCACAAAATGGGTCGCGGGCTTTCGCTTTCGCGGCAAGATGCGCGATGCGACAGTGACGCTGGCGCAACTGGACCCGCCGCAGATGATGCAGTTCCGTACCGTGTCTGGCGGGCTGGAAACCGAAACGCGACTCGAGCTGGTGTCTCTGTCGCGAACCCGCACGCGCATCAGCGTGGCGGTTGAGATGCAGCCAAAAACCCTATCGGCCCGGCTGTTGGTTCAGTCGATGCGGCTGGCCAAATCGAATATCACCAAGCGGTTCCGTGTCCGGGCCGCCGATTACGCCCGCGATCTTGAACTGCGCCTAAAATCAGACGGCAAAGGTTAG
- the nudC gene encoding NAD(+) diphosphatase: protein MRHAEEVTFGGSGLDRAGEVRGDSQALTALMTHKDTRAVVFWRGKPLITGDEAIALALVPMDHPVLAAAGAPILLGREDGAARVAMSLDNWLPEGGDPATLNAFADTSEQQHPGFDGDLRFVELRRVMTGLSPRDAELAASGKAVLGWHATHQFCARCGQPTKVSHGGWQRTCPACGAHHFPRTDPVVIMLITHGNRVLLGRSPGWPQGMFSCLAGFIEPGETIEAAVRREVYEESGIRIGAVDYLASQPWAFPSSLMIGCRGDALDETITIDPVEIEDARWVSREDLAEAFAGRHPEILPARNGAIAHFLLSNWLADRLD, encoded by the coding sequence ATGCGGCATGCAGAAGAGGTGACATTCGGTGGCTCCGGGCTCGATCGCGCTGGCGAAGTGCGCGGCGATTCGCAGGCGCTGACAGCCCTGATGACGCACAAGGACACGCGGGCGGTGGTGTTCTGGCGCGGCAAACCTCTGATCACTGGCGACGAGGCTATCGCGCTAGCTCTTGTGCCGATGGATCATCCGGTGCTGGCTGCGGCGGGCGCGCCGATCCTGCTGGGTCGCGAAGACGGGGCGGCGCGGGTCGCGATGTCGCTGGACAATTGGCTGCCCGAGGGGGGCGATCCTGCCACACTGAATGCGTTTGCTGACACCAGCGAACAGCAGCATCCGGGGTTTGATGGCGATCTGCGGTTTGTCGAATTACGGCGGGTGATGACCGGGCTCAGCCCGCGTGACGCTGAACTGGCAGCGAGCGGCAAGGCGGTGCTGGGCTGGCACGCGACGCACCAGTTTTGCGCGCGCTGCGGCCAACCGACCAAAGTGTCCCACGGTGGCTGGCAGCGCACGTGCCCCGCGTGCGGCGCGCATCATTTCCCGCGCACTGATCCGGTTGTGATCATGCTGATCACCCATGGCAACCGGGTGTTGCTGGGGCGTTCGCCCGGTTGGCCACAGGGCATGTTTTCCTGCCTCGCCGGATTTATCGAACCCGGCGAGACGATCGAGGCGGCGGTACGCCGCGAGGTTTATGAGGAATCGGGTATTCGTATCGGGGCGGTGGATTATCTGGCCAGCCAGCCCTGGGCCTTTCCGTCGTCGCTGATGATCGGTTGCCGGGGCGACGCGCTGGACGAGACGATCACCATTGATCCGGTCGAGATCGAGGATGCCCGCTGGGTCAGCCGCGAAGATCTGGCCGAGGCGTTCGCCGGTCGGCACCCGGAAATCCTGCCGGCGCGCAACGGCGCCATCGCCCATTTTCTGCTTAGCAACTGGCTTGCGGACCGGCTGGATTGA
- a CDS encoding bifunctional 2',3'-cyclic-nucleotide 2'-phosphodiesterase/3'-nucleotidase, producing the protein MADSPSVHLSRRAFLSGTAAGSALIALHPYSAFAATGQAHLRILETTDLHVHVYPYDYYADRAVDTVGLARTASIIDAIRAEATNTLLVDNGDFLQGNPMGDYIAYERGMKDGDMHPVIQAMNTVGYDAATIGNHEFNYGLDFLLKSAAGAKFPIVLANIATRAGGNPRKDTTLFKPYAILDRMMTDGAGNMFPIKVGIIGFTPPQVLNWDRKNLEGNVTARDIVATARAYVPEMKEAGADIIIALSHSGVGSADESEGMENASVPVAGIDGIDAVVTGHSHLVFPSETFADHAAVDSAAGTIHGKPATMGGFWGSHLGLIDLMLERDGAGWRVVTSSSEARPISQRGEDRSVTPLVEDNAAVIASIAKEHADTLAYVRRAVGKTSAPLHSYFALVADDPSVQIVSIAQKWYIGQMMQGSAYEGLPILSAAAPFKAGGRGGPEYYTDVPAGAVAIKNVADLYLYPNTVRAVKVTGAQVKDWLERSAGMFNQVTPGDSDQPLLNPEFPSYNFDVIDGVQYRIDLSQPSKFAPGGEMQNPDANRITDLSFDGTPVAPDQEFIIATNNYRASGGGAFPGAMGDTTVFEAPDTNRDVIVRYIVEQGTINPSADGNWSFAPLPGTSVLFQTGPQARSYMADLRGITIQDAGDAADGFAQFRILL; encoded by the coding sequence ATGGCCGATTCCCCATCCGTTCACCTTTCCCGCCGGGCATTTCTGTCGGGGACAGCCGCAGGCAGCGCCTTGATTGCACTCCATCCTTATTCCGCGTTCGCGGCGACTGGCCAGGCCCATTTACGGATTCTTGAGACGACGGATCTGCATGTGCACGTCTATCCCTATGATTATTATGCTGACCGCGCGGTTGATACCGTTGGCCTTGCCCGAACCGCATCAATCATCGACGCGATCCGGGCCGAGGCCACCAACACGCTGCTGGTCGACAATGGCGATTTTCTTCAGGGCAACCCGATGGGCGACTACATCGCCTATGAGCGGGGCATGAAGGACGGCGACATGCATCCGGTGATTCAGGCAATGAACACCGTGGGCTATGATGCCGCCACCATCGGTAATCACGAATTCAACTACGGGCTGGATTTCCTGCTGAAATCCGCCGCCGGGGCAAAGTTCCCGATCGTTCTGGCCAATATCGCGACCAGGGCGGGCGGCAATCCACGCAAGGACACCACCCTGTTCAAACCCTATGCCATCCTTGACCGGATGATGACCGACGGCGCAGGCAACATGTTCCCGATCAAGGTCGGCATCATCGGCTTTACCCCGCCGCAAGTGTTGAACTGGGACCGCAAGAACCTTGAGGGCAATGTAACCGCACGCGACATTGTCGCCACTGCCCGCGCCTATGTCCCCGAGATGAAAGAGGCCGGGGCCGACATCATCATTGCGCTGTCGCATTCCGGCGTCGGATCGGCGGATGAGAGCGAAGGGATGGAAAATGCATCTGTCCCGGTCGCAGGTATCGACGGAATTGATGCAGTTGTCACCGGCCATTCGCATCTGGTGTTCCCATCCGAAACGTTTGCAGATCACGCCGCAGTCGATTCCGCGGCAGGCACGATCCACGGCAAGCCCGCCACCATGGGCGGTTTCTGGGGCAGTCATCTTGGCCTGATCGACCTGATGCTGGAACGCGACGGTGCGGGCTGGCGAGTTGTGACCTCCAGTTCCGAAGCGCGTCCGATCAGCCAGCGCGGCGAAGATCGCAGTGTCACGCCGCTGGTCGAAGACAACGCCGCCGTCATCGCTTCGATTGCGAAGGAACATGCTGATACGCTGGCCTATGTGCGCCGCGCGGTGGGCAAAACCTCGGCACCGCTGCACAGCTATTTTGCGCTGGTGGCCGACGATCCGTCGGTGCAGATCGTGTCGATCGCGCAGAAATGGTACATCGGCCAGATGATGCAGGGCTCTGCATACGAGGGGTTGCCGATCCTGTCGGCGGCGGCACCGTTCAAGGCCGGTGGTCGCGGCGGCCCCGAATACTATACCGACGTACCTGCCGGTGCAGTCGCGATCAAGAATGTCGCCGACCTTTACCTCTATCCCAACACCGTTCGCGCGGTCAAAGTGACCGGCGCGCAGGTCAAGGACTGGCTCGAACGATCGGCTGGTATGTTCAATCAGGTAACACCTGGTGACAGCGATCAACCGCTGCTGAACCCAGAATTCCCGAGCTACAATTTTGACGTCATCGACGGGGTGCAATACCGGATCGACCTGTCGCAGCCATCAAAGTTCGCCCCCGGTGGCGAGATGCAGAATCCCGATGCCAACCGTATCACCGATCTGAGCTTTGATGGCACGCCAGTCGCGCCGGATCAGGAATTCATCATCGCCACAAACAATTACCGTGCCAGCGGCGGCGGCGCGTTTCCCGGCGCCATGGGCGACACCACCGTGTTCGAGGCCCCCGACACCAACCGCGACGTGATCGTGCGATATATTGTCGAACAGGGTACGATCAACCCGTCGGCCGATGGCAATTGGTCCTTTGCGCCACTGCCCGGCACCTCGGTTTTGTTTCAAACCGGCCCACAGGCGCGCAGCTACATGGCGGACCTCCGGGGCATAACGATTCAGGACGCAGGTGACGCAGCGGACGGTTTCGCACAATTTCGCATTCTGCTCTGA
- a CDS encoding 50S ribosomal protein L23 gives MSTKAEHYDVIRKPIITEKSTMASENGAVVFEVDIAANKPQIKEAVESLFGVKVKAVNTTITKGKVKRFKGMLGRRKNVKKAYVTLVEGNTIDVTTGL, from the coding sequence ATGAGCACGAAGGCAGAACATTACGACGTGATCCGCAAGCCGATCATCACCGAAAAGTCGACCATGGCGTCGGAAAACGGTGCGGTCGTGTTCGAAGTGGATATCGCAGCGAACAAGCCGCAGATCAAAGAGGCCGTTGAGTCCCTCTTTGGTGTCAAGGTCAAAGCCGTGAACACGACGATCACCAAAGGTAAGGTCAAACGGTTCAAGGGCATGCTTGGCCGTCGCAAGAACGTCAAGAAGGCCTATGTGACGCTTGTTGAAGGCAACACGATCGACGTGACGACTGGTCTCTGA
- the rplD gene encoding 50S ribosomal protein L4: MKLDVIKLDGATAGSVELGDEIFGLEPRADILHRVVRWQRNKAQAGTHSTLGRSEVSYSTKKIYRQKGTGGARHGSRKAPIFRSGGIYKGPVPRSHAHDLPKKVRALGLKHALSAKLKEGSLVIIESAEADGKTNALAKQIKLLGWKRALIIDGAAVNEGFAKAAANIEGLDILPSMGANVYDILRRDTLVLTRAGVEALEARLK; encoded by the coding sequence ATGAAACTCGACGTGATCAAACTGGACGGCGCGACCGCCGGGTCGGTCGAGCTGGGCGATGAGATCTTTGGTCTCGAACCCCGCGCCGACATCCTGCATCGTGTGGTTCGCTGGCAGCGCAACAAGGCGCAGGCCGGTACACATTCGACCCTTGGTCGTTCCGAGGTCAGCTATTCCACCAAGAAGATCTATCGCCAGAAGGGCACCGGCGGCGCACGCCACGGTTCCCGCAAGGCGCCGATCTTCCGGTCGGGCGGCATCTACAAGGGTCCGGTCCCGCGCAGCCACGCGCATGACCTGCCCAAGAAGGTGCGCGCGCTGGGTCTCAAGCACGCCTTGTCGGCGAAGCTGAAGGAAGGTTCGCTCGTCATCATCGAGAGCGCCGAAGCCGATGGCAAGACAAACGCCCTGGCCAAGCAGATCAAACTGCTGGGTTGGAAGCGTGCGTTGATCATCGACGGTGCCGCCGTGAATGAGGGCTTTGCCAAGGCCGCCGCAAACATCGAAGGTCTGGATATCCTGCCGTCGATGGGGGCAAACGTCTATGACATCCTGCGCCGTGACACTCTTGTGCTCACACGTGCCGGTGTCGAAGCACTGGAGGCTCGACTGAAATGA
- the rplC gene encoding 50S ribosomal protein L3: protein MLRSGIIAKKVGMTRLFMEDGKQIPVTVLHVDNLQVVATRTADSHGYSAVQLGTGAIKAKNVSKAMRGHFAVASVEPKRKVAEFRVAPENLIAVGEEITADHYFEGQFVDVSGTSIGKGFQGAMKRHNFGGLRASHGVSVSHRSHGSTGQCQDPGKVFKGKKMAGHMGAAKVTTQNLQVVKTDAERGIIMIKGAVPGSKGGWVTVKDAVKKPLSESVIMPAALRSAAAEAKRLADEAAAVAAAEAEAAAAAAAAEAAAAEEAALKDAEASVDADAEKKEGDE from the coding sequence ATGTTGCGCTCTGGAATTATCGCAAAGAAAGTCGGCATGACCCGGCTTTTCATGGAAGACGGCAAACAGATCCCTGTGACCGTTCTTCACGTTGACAACCTTCAGGTCGTTGCCACTCGCACCGCTGACAGCCACGGATATTCCGCGGTTCAGTTGGGCACCGGCGCGATCAAGGCGAAAAACGTCTCAAAGGCGATGCGCGGTCACTTTGCCGTTGCGTCCGTGGAACCCAAGCGCAAGGTCGCAGAGTTCCGCGTCGCCCCCGAGAACCTCATCGCTGTTGGCGAAGAGATCACGGCGGACCATTACTTTGAAGGTCAGTTCGTGGACGTTTCGGGCACGTCGATTGGTAAGGGCTTCCAAGGTGCCATGAAGCGGCACAACTTTGGCGGTCTGCGTGCGTCGCACGGTGTGTCGGTTTCGCACCGTTCGCATGGTTCGACCGGTCAGTGTCAGGATCCGGGCAAGGTCTTCAAAGGTAAGAAGATGGCCGGACACATGGGTGCGGCAAAGGTGACAACCCAGAACCTGCAAGTGGTCAAGACCGATGCCGAGCGTGGCATCATTATGATCAAGGGCGCGGTTCCGGGCTCTAAGGGTGGTTGGGTCACAGTCAAGGATGCGGTCAAAAAGCCGCTCTCCGAGAGCGTGATCATGCCCGCAGCTCTGCGCTCTGCCGCAGCTGAAGCCAAGCGTCTGGCGGACGAAGCCGCCGCTGTCGCCGCTGCGGAAGCCGAAGCAGCCGCAGCAGCCGCAGCCGCAGAAGCTGCTGCCGCTGAAGAGGCCGCACTGAAGGACGCAGAAGCATCGGTTGATGCGGATGCTGAGAAGAAGGAAGGCGACGAATGA